One window from the genome of Scyliorhinus torazame isolate Kashiwa2021f chromosome 3, sScyTor2.1, whole genome shotgun sequence encodes:
- the ap5s1 gene encoding AP-5 complex subunit sigma-1, whose amino-acid sequence MVRSVVLLSLGPGELCRPIYSRIFVADGLQDPGKEESPAEAGHRHQRQRLRSKEQLAAVARQVKSSCILARQAADKPLPDFGSVVTEECAGLQDTDLGVFCLPAGDIFAEETTVVWMAVLSLGFALICDPYENLTLAENTLRLMVKYFTEHLKLLIQGNDLVLKTDRIEAILNTFLPHGQLMFINCCFIQSLEKELNASMFK is encoded by the exons ATGGTGCGGAGCGTGGTGCTGCTCTCCCTCGGCCCCGGGGAGCTTTGCCGTCCAATCTACTCCCGTATCTTCGTTGCCGATGGGCTACAGGATCCGGGGAAAGAGGAAAGTCCCGCCGAGGCCGGACACCGCCATCAGCGGCAGAGACTCCGCAGCAAGGAGCAGCTGGCGGCCGTAGCCAg GCAAGTGAAGTCCTCTTGTATTCTGGCTCGACAGGCTGCAGACAAACCGCTTCCTGACTTCGGGTCTGTGGTAACCGAAGAATGCGCTGGTCTTCAGGACACGGACCTGGGCGTGTTCTGCCTCCCCGCTGGTGACATTTTCGCAGAAGAAACGACCGTAGTTTGGATGGCAGTCCTTTCCTTGGGCTTTGCCTTGATCTGTGATCCCTACGAGAACCTAACGCTAGCGGAGAACACCCTGAGATTGATGGTGAAGTACTTCACGGAGCATTTGAAGCTGCTAATTCAAGGCAACGACCTTGTCCTGAAGACGGACAGAATTGAGGCGATCCTGAATACGTTTCTGCCACACGGACAGCTGATGTTTATTAACTGTTGCTTTATCCAGAGCCTGGAGAAAGAACTGAATGCTTCAATGTTCAAATGA